Proteins encoded together in one Chloroflexi bacterium ADurb.Bin180 window:
- the ssb gene encoding Single-stranded DNA-binding protein yields the protein MYQNTIVVGHLGRDPEMRYTPDGTPVTTFNIATSRKWTNPEGQPQEKTTWFRVTAWRKLAENCNQFLAKGRLVLVEGDIELSTWADKSTGEPRGMLELRARNVKFLGGKSERGEAAEGGPAPAETEEELPF from the coding sequence ATGTACCAGAACACGATTGTAGTGGGCCATCTGGGACGGGATCCCGAGATGCGCTACACCCCCGACGGCACTCCGGTGACTACCTTCAACATCGCAACCAGCCGCAAGTGGACCAATCCCGAGGGACAGCCCCAGGAGAAAACTACCTGGTTCCGCGTGACGGCATGGCGCAAGCTGGCAGAGAACTGCAACCAGTTCCTGGCCAAGGGTCGTTTGGTGCTGGTAGAGGGTGACATCGAGCTTTCCACCTGGGCCGACAAGTCGACCGGCGAGCCGCGAGGGATGCTGGAGCTGCGTGCCCGCAACGTCAAGTTCCTTGGCGGCAAGAGTGAGCGCGGCGAGGCAGCAGAGGGAGGCCCCGCTCCCGCCGAGACAGAAGAGGAGCTTCCGTTCTAG